In Alteribacter lacisalsi, a genomic segment contains:
- a CDS encoding GNAT family N-acetyltransferase: MAYIEPSTAWLRDGRAFTVRTAYPVDAKDMLTLTKDVIREKDSGLLISEDEFQLTEQDQAERIQNSFQSQWHVLIIARHNGNLAGVASFEPEQLLKKLRHHGLIGLIVQETYRSLGVGRALMTALLKWAEKQSHLKKAGLEVIATNEPAMNLYLSLGFQPVGLFKNHVQLARDQYADVYRMEYLLKRQ, translated from the coding sequence ATGGCTTACATTGAACCCTCGACAGCATGGCTCAGGGATGGCAGAGCATTCACAGTGCGAACTGCATACCCTGTTGATGCAAAAGATATGCTGACTCTGACAAAGGATGTCATCAGGGAAAAAGACAGCGGTCTCCTGATCAGTGAGGATGAGTTTCAACTCACCGAACAGGATCAGGCGGAAAGGATTCAGAACTCCTTTCAGTCTCAGTGGCATGTGCTGATAATTGCCCGTCATAACGGAAATCTCGCCGGGGTCGCCTCCTTCGAACCGGAACAGCTGCTCAAAAAATTACGTCATCACGGACTTATCGGACTTATCGTGCAGGAGACATACCGCTCTCTTGGTGTAGGCAGGGCCCTTATGACCGCCCTTCTGAAATGGGCAGAAAAACAGTCCCACCTGAAAAAAGCAGGCTTGGAAGTGATCGCAACCAATGAACCTGCCATGAATCTGTATCTCTCACTCGGGTTTCAGCCTGTTGGCCTTTTCAAAAACCATGTACAGCTCGCCAGGGATCAGTATGCCGATGTGTACCGGATGGAGTATCTGCTCAAGCGGCAGTAG
- a CDS encoding mediator complex subunit 15 domain-containing protein, giving the protein MGCNCGKKQGMAGMGGGPNVMGAQMPMGLNQMMGMGGGPNVMGAQMPMGPNQMMGMGGGPNVMGAQMPMGPNQMMGMGGPNVMGAQMPMGPNQMMGMGGGPNVMGAQMPMDPNQMMGMGGGPNVMGAQMPMGPNQMMGMGGGPNVMGAQMPMGPNQMMGMGGGPNVMGAQMPMGPNQMMGMGGPNVMGAQMLMDPNQMMGGAPLHGNNGEPGYGNGHQNNSQPMMPGNGHQHNGQPMMPGDGHMGMPGQPMMPPGSNHGGNSMPGNEGSMNGMPGGGQSGNGMHQGMNHLGYMPWDDDDY; this is encoded by the coding sequence ATGGGATGTAACTGCGGAAAGAAGCAAGGGATGGCGGGAATGGGCGGCGGTCCGAACGTGATGGGAGCGCAAATGCCGATGGGTTTAAACCAGATGATGGGGATGGGCGGCGGTCCGAACGTGATGGGAGCGCAAATGCCGATGGGTCCAAATCAGATGATGGGGATGGGCGGCGGTCCGAACGTGATGGGAGCGCAGATGCCGATGGGTCCAAATCAGATGATGGGGATGGGCGGACCGAACGTGATGGGAGCACAGATGCCGATGGGTCCAAACCAGATGATGGGGATGGGCGGCGGTCCGAACGTGATGGGAGCGCAGATGCCGATGGATCCGAATCAGATGATGGGGATGGGCGGCGGACCGAACGTGATGGGAGCACAGATGCCGATGGGTCCAAACCAGATGATGGGGATGGGCGGCGGTCCGAACGTGATGGGAGCGCAAATGCCGATGGGTCCAAACCAGATGATGGGGATGGGCGGCGGTCCGAACGTGATGGGAGCGCAAATGCCGATGGGTCCAAACCAGATGATGGGAATGGGCGGACCGAACGTGATGGGAGCGCAAATGCTGATGGATCCGAATCAGATGATGGGCGGGGCACCGCTCCATGGTAACAACGGAGAGCCGGGGTACGGAAATGGTCATCAGAACAACAGTCAGCCGATGATGCCGGGAAACGGTCATCAGCATAACGGTCAGCCAATGATGCCGGGGGACGGTCACATGGGAATGCCTGGTCAGCCGATGATGCCTCCTGGCAGCAATCATGGTGGGAATAGTATGCCTGGTAACGAAGGGAGTATGAACGGGATGCCAGGCGGGGGGCAGTCCGGTAACGGGATGCACCAGGGAATGAATCATTTGGGCTACATGCCATGGGACGATGATGATTATTAA
- a CDS encoding KamA family radical SAM protein, protein MAQPKYIMNLDKIKEIPEEERARLKKITEKFVFRVNDYYLSLIDWKDPDDPIRKLVIPNEGELEEYGRWDASDEDTNYVVPGCQHKYTTTALLIVSEVCGAYCRYCFRKRLFRNDIKEAMADVQPGIEYIKEHPEINNVLLTGGDSLILATKKLRRIIEQLREIDHVKIIRLGSKMPVFNPMRIYEDEELLKLIKEYSTPERRIYVMAHINHPNEITEEAKRGFAALHDAGAIVVNQTPVLKGINHDPEVLAELLDKLSWAGVTPYYFFINRPVAGNNDFVLSLKDAYQAVEKAKAITSGLGKRVRLSMSHTSGKIEILAIEDGKAYLKYHQSRDGEYGKFMVLDCPDDAGWFDDLPGNKAHWEQPAKKLDTFESANEKIRQKETI, encoded by the coding sequence ATGGCTCAGCCAAAGTACATTATGAACCTTGATAAAATTAAGGAAATACCTGAAGAAGAACGTGCCAGACTGAAAAAGATTACGGAAAAATTTGTTTTCCGGGTTAATGATTATTATCTTAGTCTGATTGATTGGAAAGACCCGGACGACCCGATCCGTAAACTCGTTATACCTAATGAAGGCGAACTTGAGGAATATGGGCGCTGGGACGCATCCGATGAGGATACGAACTACGTTGTACCAGGCTGCCAGCACAAATATACAACCACCGCCCTTCTCATTGTTTCTGAAGTTTGCGGGGCCTACTGCCGTTACTGCTTCCGGAAGCGGCTCTTCCGAAATGATATAAAAGAAGCCATGGCAGACGTACAGCCGGGAATCGAATACATAAAGGAACACCCGGAAATTAACAACGTTCTTCTGACCGGCGGGGATTCTCTTATTCTCGCAACGAAAAAACTGCGCAGGATTATCGAGCAGCTTCGGGAAATCGATCATGTGAAAATAATCCGGCTCGGCTCGAAAATGCCGGTTTTTAACCCTATGCGTATTTATGAGGACGAGGAACTTCTAAAGCTGATTAAGGAGTATTCCACCCCTGAAAGACGCATTTATGTGATGGCACACATTAATCATCCGAATGAAATTACGGAAGAAGCAAAACGAGGTTTCGCGGCTCTCCATGATGCCGGGGCAATTGTCGTCAACCAGACACCGGTTTTAAAAGGGATCAATCATGACCCCGAGGTGCTGGCTGAACTTCTAGATAAGCTTTCATGGGCAGGTGTCACTCCGTATTACTTCTTTATTAACCGCCCGGTGGCAGGAAACAATGACTTTGTCCTCTCTCTTAAAGATGCCTATCAGGCAGTGGAAAAAGCAAAAGCGATTACAAGCGGTCTTGGTAAACGTGTCCGTCTATCCATGAGCCATACGTCAGGAAAAATTGAAATTCTCGCAATCGAGGACGGCAAGGCTTATCTTAAATACCACCAGTCCAGAGACGGGGAATACGGGAAGTTCATGGTACTCGACTGTCCGGATGATGCAGGATGGTTCGATGACCTCCCAGGTAACAAAGCCCACTGGGAGCAGCCCGCAAAAAAACTCGACACTTTTGAGTCAGCAAACGAAAAAATCAGGCAGAAAGAAACGATTTAA
- a CDS encoding aspartate aminotransferase family protein, with product MAIHHFYCPLPLYLERTKESYRVHAAAQEQMPGGVTANIKHFAPYPIVMKGGDGARLTDVDGNTYIDYLMGYGSLALGHGHLAVTQAVNSQMQKDGTCLFGTPHRLETEYAKKIKCFFPSIERLRYTNSGTEATLLAIRFALAYTRKTKVAKFEGHYHGGFNEVLYSINPDEIKAGDAEEPLAVPESAGLVPGGEKNTIILPFNNSHACETLLRKHQNDLAAVIIEPVQGGFIPAEQAFMTHLREVTRELGILLIFDEVKTGFRSALGGAQSVYRVRPDLTTLGKVIGGGLPFGLVGGKKEIMDVSSPRSGSDVFDTLQSRGSSAEDTLFHSGTYNGHPMILAAGLAVIEELEKSYTKTLNFTCELKNELASFFEGRGITVQTPGMGTIFNLVFADGQIRNYRDLKKADLSFRKDLDFHLINEGIYTKPLNRYSIATVHGEQELRKSIDALHNIFAHRTGRP from the coding sequence GTGGCAATTCATCATTTTTACTGCCCACTGCCTCTTTATTTGGAGAGGACGAAAGAGTCTTACCGGGTTCACGCTGCGGCACAGGAACAGATGCCTGGCGGCGTGACGGCGAACATTAAGCATTTTGCTCCCTATCCCATCGTGATGAAGGGCGGTGACGGGGCGCGTCTTACAGATGTAGATGGTAACACGTATATAGACTACCTTATGGGATATGGATCTCTTGCACTTGGCCATGGGCACCTGGCAGTAACTCAGGCTGTCAACAGTCAGATGCAAAAGGATGGAACCTGTCTGTTCGGAACACCGCACAGACTGGAGACGGAATATGCCAAAAAGATTAAATGTTTTTTTCCGTCAATAGAGCGTCTTCGCTACACGAACTCAGGAACCGAAGCAACACTTCTTGCAATTAGATTTGCGCTGGCTTATACAAGGAAAACAAAAGTGGCTAAATTTGAAGGTCATTATCACGGCGGTTTTAATGAAGTGCTGTACAGTATTAATCCGGACGAAATAAAAGCAGGGGATGCTGAAGAGCCTCTGGCGGTTCCAGAGTCTGCCGGGCTGGTTCCCGGCGGTGAAAAAAACACGATTATACTCCCATTTAATAATAGTCATGCCTGTGAAACGCTATTGAGAAAGCATCAGAACGATCTTGCTGCGGTGATTATTGAGCCAGTTCAGGGCGGCTTTATCCCGGCAGAACAGGCGTTTATGACTCATTTGAGAGAAGTCACTCGTGAGTTGGGTATTTTACTTATTTTTGATGAAGTGAAAACCGGTTTCCGCTCTGCACTTGGAGGAGCCCAGAGTGTGTATCGCGTGCGGCCGGATCTGACGACTCTGGGAAAAGTAATAGGAGGGGGCTTACCGTTTGGGCTCGTTGGGGGAAAAAAAGAAATCATGGATGTGTCGAGTCCCCGTTCGGGAAGTGATGTGTTCGATACCCTCCAGAGCAGAGGATCGTCAGCTGAAGATACTCTCTTTCACAGCGGTACCTATAACGGACATCCGATGATCCTGGCAGCAGGCCTTGCTGTTATCGAGGAACTGGAAAAATCCTACACTAAAACATTGAATTTCACGTGTGAACTTAAAAATGAGCTCGCATCTTTTTTTGAAGGCAGAGGAATCACGGTTCAGACGCCGGGGATGGGAACGATTTTCAATCTGGTTTTTGCAGACGGACAGATCCGGAACTACCGGGATTTAAAGAAAGCAGATCTTTCTTTTAGAAAAGATCTGGATTTCCATCTGATAAATGAAGGAATTTACACGAAACCACTGAATAGATACAGTATAGCAACTGTACACGGTGAGCAGGAACTCAGGAAATCAATTGATGCTCTGCACAATATCTTTGCTCATAGAACAGGCCGTCCCTAA
- a CDS encoding MurR/RpiR family transcriptional regulator codes for MYECEVYDRIINHQDTMSKAHRKIAGYLVENRETAPFLTASKLAKHVGVGEATVIRFAFFLNFKGYPDLQRHLQESLQRKMTSAEVLAKTTDKDGKPEDVVTEILGDDIQNLKITLEQLDTRHFEEAVRQIIEAENIYIIAYRSAASIASFMEFYLDMVLQNTELIRQGDGVSEHLLDIKDNDLVIGFGFSRYTKRTVEVLRYAKQRGARTLVITDHYMSPLVPLGDLKLIAATEINSFIDSFSAPLSIVNALITAVTRTEHVKVEKRLQELEGLWENFDVFEE; via the coding sequence ATGTATGAGTGTGAGGTTTATGACCGGATTATTAATCATCAGGATACAATGAGCAAGGCGCACAGGAAGATTGCCGGCTATCTGGTGGAGAACAGGGAAACAGCTCCTTTTTTAACTGCTTCGAAGCTTGCAAAGCACGTAGGCGTTGGAGAAGCAACGGTCATCCGGTTTGCATTTTTCCTCAACTTTAAAGGTTACCCTGATCTCCAGCGCCACCTGCAGGAGTCACTGCAGCGGAAAATGACGTCTGCTGAAGTGCTGGCAAAGACAACGGACAAAGACGGAAAACCGGAAGATGTGGTCACTGAAATTCTGGGGGATGATATCCAAAATCTGAAGATCACACTGGAGCAGCTTGATACCCGTCATTTTGAAGAGGCTGTCCGACAGATTATTGAAGCGGAAAATATCTATATTATTGCTTACCGGAGTGCGGCGAGCATCGCCAGTTTTATGGAATTTTATCTCGATATGGTGCTGCAAAATACTGAATTGATTCGCCAGGGTGACGGGGTTTCAGAGCATCTTCTGGATATTAAGGATAATGACCTGGTGATCGGCTTCGGTTTTTCCCGTTATACGAAGCGGACAGTGGAAGTACTGAGATACGCAAAGCAGCGAGGGGCAAGAACGCTGGTTATTACTGACCACTATATGAGCCCGCTTGTACCTCTCGGTGATTTGAAGCTGATTGCAGCCACCGAAATCAATTCGTTTATTGATTCTTTTTCCGCGCCGCTCAGTATTGTGAATGCCCTTATAACGGCTGTCACAAGGACTGAGCACGTGAAGGTGGAGAAGAGGCTTCAGGAACTTGAGGGGCTGTGGGAGAACTTCGACGTATTTGAGGAATAA
- a CDS encoding MATE family efflux transporter, translating into MRPSQTDTKKKLTLFALTWPIFIEIFLHMLMGNADTLMLSQYDDNAVAAVGVANQIMSVIIVMFGFVAMGTTILIAQYLGARQERQAGQIAVVSIAANLVFGLVLSLVLFVFGPQILGVMNLPPELMDTALMYLRIVGGFAFIQALIMTAGAIIKSHGFTKDAMWITLGMNVLNVIGNYLLIFGPGMFPELGATGVAISTAGSRTIGVIILAVVLYKRVNGELPFAYMFRSFPKPELQQLLKIGIPSAGEHLSYNMSQVVITIFISSMGTIELTTRVYTQNIMMFILLFAVAIGQGTQIIVGHLIGEGKHREAYERCMKSLWIGFAVSTGAALLFAFFREPILGIFTDNRDIIELGGILLLLTIILEPGRTFNLIVINSLRAAGDVKFPVYMGILSMWGVSVTISYTAGLIFGLGLVGIWISFIADEWFRGLIMLKRWKGRKWERMGFVQKEKPLKVPGS; encoded by the coding sequence ATGAGACCGTCTCAGACAGATACAAAAAAGAAACTAACCCTGTTTGCCCTCACCTGGCCTATTTTTATTGAAATTTTCTTACATATGCTCATGGGAAACGCTGACACCCTCATGCTCAGTCAATACGATGACAACGCTGTGGCTGCAGTCGGTGTAGCAAACCAAATAATGAGTGTTATTATCGTCATGTTCGGGTTTGTAGCCATGGGAACGACGATCCTCATTGCCCAGTACCTCGGTGCCCGCCAGGAGCGGCAGGCCGGACAGATTGCTGTTGTCTCCATTGCAGCGAACCTCGTCTTCGGACTTGTCTTGAGTCTTGTTCTCTTCGTTTTCGGCCCTCAGATTCTCGGTGTGATGAATCTGCCACCGGAACTGATGGATACAGCCCTAATGTATCTGCGAATTGTAGGCGGGTTTGCCTTTATTCAGGCACTGATCATGACAGCAGGTGCTATCATAAAAAGCCACGGCTTTACCAAAGACGCCATGTGGATCACCCTCGGAATGAATGTCCTTAACGTGATTGGCAACTACCTGCTCATTTTTGGACCTGGTATGTTCCCTGAACTTGGGGCAACCGGTGTGGCCATCAGTACAGCAGGCAGCCGGACGATTGGTGTCATCATCCTGGCGGTGGTTTTATACAAGCGCGTTAATGGGGAGCTTCCTTTTGCCTATATGTTCCGCAGTTTTCCAAAACCCGAACTTCAGCAGCTTCTCAAAATCGGTATTCCTTCTGCCGGTGAACACCTTTCCTATAACATGTCACAGGTTGTTATCACTATTTTTATATCCTCAATGGGTACAATCGAGCTGACGACACGAGTTTACACCCAGAATATTATGATGTTCATCCTCCTGTTTGCCGTAGCGATCGGACAGGGTACCCAGATCATTGTCGGTCACCTTATTGGCGAGGGAAAACACCGTGAAGCTTACGAACGCTGTATGAAAAGCCTCTGGATCGGTTTTGCCGTCAGTACGGGGGCGGCCCTCCTGTTCGCATTTTTCAGGGAACCGATTCTTGGAATTTTTACAGACAACCGTGACATCATTGAACTGGGCGGTATTCTTCTGCTCCTCACGATCATTCTGGAGCCGGGCAGGACGTTCAATCTAATTGTCATCAACTCACTCAGAGCTGCAGGAGATGTGAAGTTTCCGGTGTATATGGGAATTCTTTCGATGTGGGGTGTGTCTGTAACCATTTCCTACACTGCAGGGCTCATTTTCGGTCTCGGCCTTGTCGGAATCTGGATCTCGTTTATTGCCGATGAATGGTTCAGGGGACTCATCATGCTCAAACGCTGGAAAGGACGAAAGTGGGAGCGTATGGGGTTTGTACAGAAGGAAAAACCGCTGAAAGTGCCTGGTTCTTAA